One Ailuropoda melanoleuca isolate Jingjing chromosome 14, ASM200744v2, whole genome shotgun sequence DNA segment encodes these proteins:
- the LOC100473356 gene encoding cytochrome c oxidase assembly protein COX16 homolog, mitochondrial isoform X2, with protein sequence MSVHSVMRSLRKNKTLRYGVPMLLLIVGGSFGLREFSQIRYDAVKIKIDPELEKKLKMNKVSLESEYEKMKDSTFDDWKNIRGPRPWEDPDLLQGRNPEILKTKTT encoded by the exons ATGTCTGTACATTCGGTGATGCGCTCCCTGCGCAAGAACAAGACGCTTCGGTACGGAGTCCCCATGCTG tTGCTGATTGTTGGAGGTTCTTTCGGTCTTCGTGAGTTTTCACAAATCCGCTATGATGCTGTGAAAATTAAA ATTGAtcctgaattagaaaaaaaactgaaaatgaataaagtatcATTGGAATCAGAGTATGAG AAAATGAAGGACTCCACTTTTGATGACTGGAAGAATATTCGAGGACCCAGGCCTTGGGAAGATCCTGACCTCCTTCAAGGACGAAATCCAGAAATCCTTAAGACTAAGACAACTTGa
- the LOC100473356 gene encoding cytochrome c oxidase assembly protein COX16 homolog, mitochondrial isoform X1: MHVGEFSHVCTFGDALPAQEQDASLLIVGGSFGLREFSQIRYDAVKIKIDPELEKKLKMNKVSLESEYEKMKDSTFDDWKNIRGPRPWEDPDLLQGRNPEILKTKTT, encoded by the exons ATGCACGTGGGAGAGTTCAGTCATGTCTGTACATTCGGTGATGCGCTCCCTGCGCAAGAACAAGACGCTTCG tTGCTGATTGTTGGAGGTTCTTTCGGTCTTCGTGAGTTTTCACAAATCCGCTATGATGCTGTGAAAATTAAA ATTGAtcctgaattagaaaaaaaactgaaaatgaataaagtatcATTGGAATCAGAGTATGAG AAAATGAAGGACTCCACTTTTGATGACTGGAAGAATATTCGAGGACCCAGGCCTTGGGAAGATCCTGACCTCCTTCAAGGACGAAATCCAGAAATCCTTAAGACTAAGACAACTTGa